A window of the Chloroflexus sp. Y-396-1 genome harbors these coding sequences:
- a CDS encoding DUF5995 family protein, whose product MTTQVEQWTALNDRRVIFLACYQRMTDHMLAGVAGGEFHDPDWVSQLINDFADYYFTALQSWDQGASGPLVWQYTFACAANQNMSVVQHLLLGVNAHINCDLVLVLDDLLRPEWPELSPTQRDQRHHDYLTVNRVIQRTIDRVQDEVIAPYSKMLQLVDVACGPLDEWCTARLIRNWRDDVWQQAMTLVTMPDNEERKIIRQRVDQRALDRAHLLSGNVRAMRSFGYPLRWLKRLRLL is encoded by the coding sequence ATGACAACACAGGTCGAACAATGGACGGCACTCAACGACCGGCGGGTCATCTTTCTTGCCTGTTACCAACGTATGACCGATCATATGCTCGCTGGCGTAGCAGGTGGTGAGTTTCACGACCCCGATTGGGTCTCGCAGTTAATCAATGATTTTGCGGACTACTATTTTACAGCTCTGCAATCCTGGGATCAAGGTGCAAGTGGACCTCTGGTCTGGCAGTACACGTTTGCCTGTGCTGCAAATCAAAATATGTCGGTGGTACAACATCTGCTGCTAGGAGTGAACGCTCACATTAATTGTGACCTGGTATTGGTATTAGACGACTTGTTGCGACCAGAGTGGCCTGAACTTTCGCCAACGCAACGGGATCAGCGCCATCATGATTACCTAACCGTCAATCGGGTTATTCAGCGAACTATTGATCGGGTGCAAGATGAAGTGATCGCCCCCTACTCCAAAATGCTACAGCTCGTCGATGTTGCTTGTGGCCCACTCGACGAGTGGTGTACTGCACGTCTGATCCGAAACTGGCGCGATGATGTCTGGCAACAAGCTATGACGCTTGTAACAATGCCCGATAATGAAGAACGCAAGATCATACGCCAGCGTGTCGATCAGCGAGCATTGGATCGGGCACATTTACTGAGTGGCAATGTACGAGCAATGAGGAGCTTTGGGTATCCTTTACGCTGGTTGAAACGCCTACGTTTGCTTTAA
- a CDS encoding VTT domain-containing protein, whose product MSVETPLPLWRAWLWPAVVGIAIAVANVLVFILLPPDLVERLGALGYVGAFLSAGIANASIVVPVPYYPLLIRLGQAFNPYGVALAAAAGSVLGELVAFYAGRSGRKAMERTSFYEWVHRQMQYPWRAPLVLFILSAPPNPFFDVAGIIAGAVGIPVWVFVISVFLARIVRMGLVVVLGYTLFGGW is encoded by the coding sequence ATGTCTGTCGAAACACCACTTCCACTCTGGCGAGCATGGCTTTGGCCCGCAGTTGTCGGTATCGCCATTGCAGTCGCCAATGTCCTCGTTTTCATTCTTCTGCCACCTGATCTGGTTGAACGCTTAGGCGCCCTCGGTTACGTGGGCGCCTTTCTTTCTGCCGGTATCGCCAATGCCTCGATTGTGGTACCGGTACCGTACTATCCGTTACTGATCCGACTAGGTCAGGCCTTTAACCCTTACGGTGTCGCTCTGGCAGCGGCTGCTGGATCGGTTTTGGGTGAACTGGTCGCATTCTATGCCGGACGCAGTGGTCGGAAAGCGATGGAGCGCACGTCGTTCTATGAATGGGTGCATCGCCAGATGCAGTACCCCTGGCGAGCGCCACTGGTACTTTTCATCCTTTCCGCACCACCTAACCCCTTTTTCGACGTTGCCGGTATCATTGCCGGCGCCGTTGGCATACCAGTCTGGGTCTTTGTCATCAGTGTCTTTCTGGCTCGCATCGTGCGTATGGGTCTGGTCGTCGTGTTAGGATATACCCTGTTTGGTGGATGGTGA
- a CDS encoding ATP-binding cassette domain-containing protein yields the protein MFLTVDKPVDNLSAEASAQPAIRVQSVTKRYHTRTGEVQVLAGIDVSVAVGEVVALVGPSGCGKSTLLRIVSGLEQADTGEVKLLGLSPLKARRERRFGIAFQSAALLEWRDTAANIALPLELAGWTPADRDRRVAELLARVGLSDAAERLPRQLSGGMQQRVALARALALAPPVLLLDEPFSALDELTREQLQGELLDLLSTIEPKPAVLMVTHNLAEAVLLADRVIVLSRRPARVLAEVTINLPRPRYAELRDDERLHLLVAELRRVLRRDQSDGQAAMVVEI from the coding sequence ATGTTCTTGACAGTTGACAAACCTGTTGACAATCTGTCGGCTGAAGCATCGGCACAACCCGCGATCAGAGTGCAGAGTGTTACCAAACGCTATCACACTCGTACCGGTGAAGTGCAGGTACTGGCAGGGATCGATGTTTCGGTCGCGGTTGGCGAAGTTGTGGCCTTAGTCGGTCCGAGTGGCTGTGGCAAGAGCACACTGTTGCGCATTGTTTCGGGACTTGAGCAGGCGGATACGGGCGAAGTAAAGCTGTTAGGCCTGTCGCCACTCAAGGCTCGACGTGAGCGTCGCTTTGGGATCGCGTTTCAATCGGCTGCATTGCTGGAATGGCGTGATACGGCGGCGAATATTGCGTTACCGCTTGAGTTGGCCGGATGGACACCGGCTGACCGTGACAGACGGGTGGCCGAATTGTTGGCGCGAGTGGGGCTGAGTGATGCGGCCGAGCGGTTGCCGCGCCAATTGTCGGGTGGCATGCAACAACGAGTCGCGTTGGCCCGGGCACTAGCCCTGGCGCCACCGGTGTTGCTGCTCGATGAACCCTTCAGCGCTCTCGATGAATTGACCCGTGAGCAGTTGCAAGGTGAGCTGTTGGATTTGCTTTCTACGATTGAACCGAAACCGGCTGTGCTGATGGTGACGCATAATCTGGCTGAGGCGGTATTGCTCGCCGATCGCGTGATTGTCTTGAGTCGGCGTCCGGCACGGGTCTTGGCCGAAGTCACTATCAATTTACCGCGTCCAAGGTATGCCGAGTTACGTGATGATGAGCGTCTGCACCTTCTGGTTGCCGAGTTGCGCCGGGTGTTGCGACGCGATCAAAGCGATGGGCAAGCGGCGATGGTGGTGGAAATATGA
- a CDS encoding aldehyde dehydrogenase family protein produces the protein MSKIIAPECEWSHLMAQLRAAVPEAFNAEGHVLNLIEGTWGWPGHGKHYSTAIDGSELGRMPMIDLDTAKRAVRFAAREHEQWAKTDLDERRRRVREAIDGLRQYRDLIVYLLMWEIGKPYHLACDDVDRCLDGVEWYLDQIEWMMNGRRPLGLISNIASWNYPYSVLMHAVLVQTLAGNAVIAKTPSDGGLFSLTLGFAIARRAGLPVSLVSGSGGALSDALVRNADVACLAFVGGRTNGRDIAASLYDRNKRYMLEMEGVNCYGIWDFSDWANLAQQIKKGFAYGKQRCTAYIRYVVQRRLFPKFLDMYLPVLKSLQIGNPVLVDRAGDPLPRLDFGPLINAKKVEELRVLYSEAIGAGAICLYEGELNPDLFLPDQDISAYMAPIALLNVPRNCRLHHNEPFGPIDTIVIVDSIEELISEMNVSNGNLVSSIATDDPKLGQMIAGELRAFKVGINRMRSRGDREEVFGGMGASWKGCFVGGKYLVEAVTVGAPGERLYGNFPDYTLLPEQR, from the coding sequence ATGAGCAAAATCATCGCACCGGAGTGTGAATGGTCGCATCTGATGGCGCAGTTACGGGCAGCAGTTCCTGAAGCCTTTAACGCTGAAGGACACGTCCTCAATTTGATTGAGGGAACCTGGGGTTGGCCCGGCCATGGGAAACATTACAGTACCGCTATTGATGGTAGTGAATTAGGTCGGATGCCGATGATTGATCTGGATACTGCAAAACGGGCGGTTCGTTTTGCTGCTCGTGAGCATGAACAATGGGCGAAAACCGATCTTGATGAGCGACGACGGCGAGTGCGTGAAGCGATAGATGGGTTGCGACAGTACCGTGATTTGATCGTGTACCTGCTGATGTGGGAAATTGGCAAGCCGTATCATCTGGCGTGTGATGATGTTGATCGTTGTCTTGATGGGGTCGAATGGTATCTCGACCAGATCGAGTGGATGATGAATGGACGCCGGCCACTGGGTTTGATCTCCAATATCGCTTCGTGGAATTACCCGTACTCGGTGCTTATGCACGCTGTGTTGGTACAGACGCTGGCCGGTAATGCGGTGATTGCCAAAACCCCATCAGATGGTGGCCTGTTTTCGCTTACGCTAGGCTTTGCCATTGCCCGTCGGGCCGGTTTACCCGTTTCGTTGGTGAGCGGCTCAGGTGGTGCACTGAGTGATGCACTGGTGCGGAATGCCGATGTGGCTTGTCTGGCATTTGTCGGCGGGAGAACGAATGGTCGTGACATTGCAGCTTCACTGTACGACCGCAATAAGCGCTACATGCTCGAGATGGAGGGGGTCAACTGTTACGGAATATGGGATTTCTCCGATTGGGCAAATCTGGCGCAGCAGATTAAGAAAGGGTTTGCTTACGGGAAACAACGCTGTACAGCTTACATCCGTTACGTTGTGCAGCGCCGCCTCTTTCCTAAATTCCTTGATATGTACCTGCCGGTATTGAAGAGTCTCCAGATCGGAAACCCAGTATTGGTCGATCGAGCAGGTGATCCGCTGCCACGGCTTGACTTTGGCCCGCTGATCAATGCCAAGAAAGTTGAAGAACTGCGCGTGCTTTACAGTGAAGCGATAGGGGCAGGTGCTATCTGTCTGTACGAGGGTGAACTAAATCCTGACCTGTTTTTACCCGATCAGGATATTTCAGCGTATATGGCACCGATTGCACTGTTGAATGTACCACGGAACTGCCGGTTGCATCACAACGAACCGTTTGGCCCCATTGATACAATCGTGATTGTTGATAGCATTGAAGAACTGATTAGCGAGATGAACGTCTCGAACGGTAATCTAGTTTCGTCGATTGCGACTGATGATCCAAAATTGGGGCAGATGATTGCCGGCGAGTTGCGAGCCTTCAAGGTTGGAATCAACCGAATGCGTTCACGTGGTGATCGTGAAGAGGTCTTTGGTGGTATGGGCGCCTCGTGGAAGGGGTGTTTTGTTGGCGGGAAGTATCTGGTCGAGGCAGTGACCGTAGGTGCACCAGGGGAAAGGTTGTACGGCAATTTCCCTGATTATACGCTACTGCCAGAGCAACGGTGA
- a CDS encoding metal-sensitive transcriptional regulator, with protein sequence MEQDQKQQILNRLKIIEGHIRGVQRMVEEDAYCINVLNQTRAIQQALAKLDVLILSRHLHHCVTTAIRSEDVAERERVLTELLQVFENIHR encoded by the coding sequence ATGGAGCAGGATCAGAAGCAGCAGATCCTCAATCGCTTGAAGATCATCGAAGGCCATATTCGCGGTGTTCAGCGTATGGTGGAAGAAGATGCGTATTGTATCAATGTGCTCAATCAAACTCGTGCAATCCAGCAGGCGTTGGCCAAACTCGATGTGCTGATTCTGTCAAGACATCTGCATCATTGCGTTACGACTGCGATTCGGAGTGAGGATGTTGCTGAACGGGAGCGGGTGCTTACCGAGTTGTTGCAGGTTTTTGAGAATATTCATCGCTGA
- a CDS encoding heavy-metal-associated domain-containing protein — protein MVTEQFRVPGVSCQHCVQAVRKEVGTLSGVSQVEVDLNSKIVTVVHDENVDITDIVMAIKEAGYDDVTPLGIAC, from the coding sequence ATGGTCACTGAGCAGTTTCGCGTGCCCGGTGTGTCGTGTCAGCATTGTGTACAGGCAGTACGAAAGGAAGTTGGCACACTCAGCGGCGTGTCACAGGTCGAGGTTGATTTGAACAGCAAGATCGTAACCGTTGTTCACGATGAGAACGTTGACATCACCGATATTGTGATGGCAATCAAAGAGGCAGGCTACGATGATGTGACGCCGTTGGGGATTGCCTGTTAG
- a CDS encoding ATP-binding cassette domain-containing protein, translating into MEMLDVQDLECGYTSPLLNVSLTLRRGESLLLYGPNGVGKSTFMKTVAGICRPLRGDVLLCGKSIYKNARVKRSIFYVPEIIELPPFLNPIEYVNLVAEFYRTRPSADYVSAGLELFELAPFVRTPIEKMSQGQKRRVQLLAAYVLRRALTLLDDPLIGIDGSGEQYIRCLVEALTTDGVVLMTARRTIDSFISLNVGEDKRVIFKHV; encoded by the coding sequence ATGGAGATGCTTGATGTCCAGGATCTTGAATGCGGTTATACATCGCCACTGCTGAACGTATCACTGACCCTGAGAAGAGGGGAAAGTCTCCTATTATATGGCCCAAATGGGGTAGGCAAATCTACGTTTATGAAAACAGTCGCCGGGATTTGCCGACCATTACGGGGTGATGTGTTGCTATGTGGGAAGAGTATCTACAAGAATGCTCGTGTTAAACGTTCTATATTTTATGTTCCAGAAATTATTGAGTTGCCGCCATTCTTAAACCCTATCGAGTATGTGAATCTCGTTGCTGAGTTTTATCGTACCCGCCCGAGCGCTGATTACGTGTCAGCAGGGTTGGAACTGTTTGAGCTAGCGCCGTTTGTTCGCACGCCGATTGAGAAGATGTCGCAGGGCCAAAAACGGCGCGTGCAATTGCTTGCTGCGTATGTGTTGCGCAGAGCATTAACGTTGCTTGATGATCCATTGATTGGCATAGATGGATCTGGGGAGCAGTATATACGTTGTCTTGTAGAGGCTTTAACAACAGATGGGGTCGTGTTGATGACGGCCCGAAGAACCATTGACTCATTTATCAGCCTGAACGTAGGAGAAGATAAGCGCGTCATTTTCAAGCACGTTTAA
- a CDS encoding CHAT domain-containing protein, with amino-acid sequence MDHRTDLLVRPLRRNQGFSQLNTYTIELQYGDGRRLVVSEDVQFNLPLPESNDPDSIARFGQALFQRLFPGRLRHAVLTARQLAIQNQQPLRLRLALDPLDVELQAIPWELLHFPTADHQGRALPLATSDHILFSRYIDSEQFPLRDPLDHRPIRMLLVLSEPTDLERWHLSPFDRNATEQDFRQRFRPFTDTGQLSFDILPRAGEAELRAALERGSLQQENERGYDIVLYLGHALFVPEYGTRLLLENGAQRRGRLFDGMEFARILTQLPASHKPTMIALIACNSATVDLHAPLSNLAARLIADSGITAVLAMQRLVAIDLARDFTQHLTEILLRNGLIDLAVATARRRIYRPDSVNWSTPVLYTRLATGRLFQPNALLSYIEWLLQQEEFKRWAGDEYIDVGCIAIPAEQYAQLSQLRPENPPTISSTRDTLLNLVTTAAKHGKGQCIVLAGSQQSGQTTILRRVCYDLARQALLDVRAPVGVFVSLNGYTQVRGELRIYHHIVEQVRQQHSALANQLDALFRGKTQGPTQRPYLVFLLDDLDQVAESQWQELLRDLNTVRQRLPDQSFIIAAPQTFIPLTADQNITLLAIQPLDEQSIINYIRQRSRLQAKHIIERMRENRLYNLANDPRMLTLIFERLSTNSQQNIAYHHIIEEFLSQELRNLDNSYQMGNIAHESLYQLAWHLRWQMSEYLSLSEVFTILAQVRRNRDYSLEDLFRQLSNTQLLTIIGQQAICFTNSAVAAYCAAQALYHSPNRAQLLANIVALCADVKRQHWWEDVLYALVGLLDKPEELLQYIADSLRAGNNRLAVLAARCLEALPPSSMQALPEFLRHELIDTCLLQLDERQEPQPERRKALVSALGKLDYPQVRQQLRRISVNKVRQTSSGPRYEYTNIRIAAARALRDLYLPTFKRRDSSSTPSETSDRASISVRQLRDDRSLIELMSAWLKAEGGRRELRHLLRSSPLAPERAIAAFALADVSTTPLQQLCDARFLLRVIVAPSDTIDTCISDDWIDTMWAAADALTLLDPEYVIPLLVTLIRRKPDMPDPAAQQIAYLAGRLRINQPLVIDWLLKLLITNLSQSVKARALQSLAWIGESAASRAVAIVDGERQSSLTVKQLIEEIALWRQPLPRFAIGTFRPAFALSGDQAIYLRRKAIEALGWIGDRNTLRELDSYFKYWPLELRTQWYLSRASLLRG; translated from the coding sequence ATGGATCATCGTACCGATTTACTTGTACGACCACTGCGACGCAACCAAGGATTTTCACAGCTAAATACATACACTATCGAATTACAGTATGGCGACGGTCGCCGTCTTGTCGTAAGTGAAGATGTACAATTTAATTTGCCTCTCCCCGAATCGAATGATCCCGACAGTATTGCTCGCTTCGGTCAGGCACTCTTCCAACGCCTCTTTCCTGGTCGCTTGCGACATGCCGTGCTCACGGCAAGGCAACTTGCCATTCAAAACCAACAACCACTCCGCCTTCGATTAGCGCTCGATCCGCTTGATGTTGAGCTTCAGGCTATTCCATGGGAACTGCTCCACTTCCCGACAGCAGACCATCAAGGGCGGGCCTTACCGCTTGCCACGAGTGATCATATCTTATTTTCGCGCTACATCGATAGCGAGCAGTTTCCACTACGCGATCCGCTCGATCACCGCCCCATCCGCATGCTCCTAGTGCTGAGCGAACCTACAGATCTCGAACGCTGGCACTTATCCCCCTTTGACCGCAACGCGACCGAGCAAGATTTTCGCCAGCGTTTTCGTCCGTTTACTGATACGGGACAGTTGTCTTTCGATATTTTGCCCCGTGCGGGAGAAGCAGAACTTCGTGCCGCGTTGGAACGCGGTTCCCTCCAACAAGAGAACGAACGCGGCTACGATATCGTGCTCTATTTGGGGCACGCACTCTTTGTACCAGAATACGGCACCCGACTCTTGCTCGAAAATGGTGCACAACGCCGAGGTCGTCTCTTCGATGGGATGGAATTTGCCCGTATTCTGACCCAATTACCGGCTTCTCACAAACCGACAATGATCGCGCTTATCGCCTGCAATAGTGCCACTGTTGACCTCCATGCTCCGTTGAGCAATCTAGCTGCCCGTCTCATCGCCGATAGCGGTATTACGGCAGTGCTGGCAATGCAGCGACTTGTGGCCATTGACCTTGCCCGCGATTTTACCCAACATTTGACCGAGATTCTGTTACGCAACGGCCTTATCGATCTGGCTGTTGCCACAGCACGCCGACGCATTTATCGTCCCGATAGTGTCAACTGGAGCACACCCGTTCTTTATACCCGCCTGGCAACAGGACGTCTGTTTCAGCCCAATGCGTTGCTTAGTTATATTGAATGGTTGCTGCAACAAGAAGAGTTCAAACGCTGGGCCGGTGATGAATATATCGACGTTGGCTGTATCGCGATCCCTGCCGAGCAATACGCCCAACTGTCTCAACTGCGTCCCGAAAATCCCCCTACAATCAGTTCGACCCGCGATACATTGTTGAACCTGGTGACAACCGCTGCTAAGCATGGGAAAGGGCAATGTATCGTTCTGGCAGGTTCCCAACAATCTGGTCAAACAACCATTTTGCGTCGCGTCTGCTACGATTTAGCGCGACAGGCACTTCTTGACGTTAGAGCACCGGTTGGCGTGTTCGTTTCGCTGAACGGTTACACACAGGTGCGTGGTGAATTACGTATCTACCATCATATTGTTGAACAGGTTCGTCAACAACACTCCGCACTTGCCAACCAGCTTGATGCTCTATTTCGCGGAAAAACACAAGGCCCAACTCAACGCCCATACCTGGTTTTCTTACTCGATGATCTAGACCAGGTGGCTGAAAGCCAATGGCAAGAATTGCTGCGCGATCTCAACACGGTTCGCCAACGCCTGCCCGACCAGAGCTTCATCATCGCAGCGCCACAGACGTTTATTCCGCTAACGGCTGATCAGAATATTACCTTACTGGCAATCCAACCTCTCGATGAACAAAGCATCATTAATTACATTCGTCAGCGGAGTCGCCTCCAGGCCAAGCACATTATTGAACGAATGCGTGAGAATCGTCTGTACAACTTGGCAAATGATCCACGAATGTTAACCCTTATTTTCGAGCGCCTTTCAACCAATAGTCAGCAAAATATTGCTTATCATCACATCATTGAAGAGTTTCTCTCCCAGGAACTACGCAACCTCGATAATTCTTATCAGATGGGGAATATTGCGCACGAGAGTTTGTATCAACTTGCCTGGCACTTACGTTGGCAAATGAGCGAATATCTTTCACTCAGCGAGGTTTTTACTATTCTCGCTCAGGTACGTCGTAACCGAGATTACAGCTTAGAAGATCTCTTTCGTCAACTCAGTAACACCCAACTCCTCACCATCATCGGCCAACAGGCAATTTGTTTCACGAACTCAGCAGTCGCTGCCTATTGTGCAGCCCAAGCACTCTATCACAGCCCGAATCGTGCGCAATTGTTGGCCAACATCGTTGCACTGTGTGCAGATGTCAAACGCCAGCACTGGTGGGAAGATGTATTGTATGCACTGGTCGGCCTTCTCGATAAACCCGAAGAATTACTACAGTATATCGCCGACTCACTGCGCGCCGGTAACAATCGGCTGGCAGTTCTGGCTGCACGCTGCCTGGAAGCACTCCCACCATCGAGCATGCAAGCCTTGCCTGAATTTCTACGTCATGAATTGATTGACACCTGTCTGCTACAACTCGATGAACGGCAAGAACCTCAGCCTGAACGACGTAAAGCTCTGGTTAGCGCACTCGGTAAGCTTGATTATCCACAAGTCCGGCAACAGCTCCGACGCATATCCGTGAATAAGGTTCGTCAGACAAGTAGTGGGCCACGCTACGAGTACACGAACATCCGAATTGCAGCCGCTCGTGCGCTGCGCGATCTCTACCTCCCTACTTTTAAGCGCAGAGATAGTAGCAGCACGCCTTCTGAGACGTCTGATCGGGCATCAATATCTGTCAGGCAGTTACGTGATGATCGATCCCTGATTGAGCTAATGTCTGCTTGGTTGAAAGCAGAGGGCGGGCGGCGTGAGCTGAGGCATCTGCTTCGTTCCTCACCACTGGCCCCTGAGCGGGCAATCGCTGCCTTCGCGTTAGCCGATGTAAGCACTACCCCATTACAGCAACTCTGCGATGCCCGGTTCCTCCTTCGTGTGATCGTTGCTCCATCCGATACCATCGACACCTGTATTAGCGACGATTGGATTGACACCATGTGGGCTGCGGCTGATGCGCTCACACTCCTCGATCCAGAATACGTTATCCCATTGCTTGTCACCTTGATCCGTCGTAAACCCGATATGCCTGATCCAGCCGCACAACAAATCGCATACCTAGCCGGACGCTTGCGCATCAATCAACCACTTGTGATTGACTGGTTGCTGAAGCTACTTATTACAAATCTCAGCCAAAGTGTAAAGGCACGTGCATTACAATCCCTGGCCTGGATCGGCGAGAGCGCGGCTTCGCGTGCTGTTGCCATTGTTGATGGTGAACGACAGAGTAGCCTTACTGTCAAGCAACTGATCGAAGAAATTGCCCTCTGGCGACAACCACTGCCACGCTTTGCTATAGGTACATTTCGGCCCGCTTTCGCGCTCAGCGGCGATCAAGCCATTTATCTCAGACGCAAAGCGATAGAAGCACTGGGCTGGATTGGCGACAGAAACACCCTACGAGAACTAGACAGCTACTTCAAGTACTGGCCACTCGAATTACGTACTCAGTGGTACTTGAGTCGCGCCAGTCTTCTAAGAGGGTGA